The segment CGATGATGAGTGACATCCACACAGCAGCGTTGCCGTAGTTTCCATTCAAATATCGACCCACAAACCACGCCAGAGGCACCTGAGGAGATTAAAGTGCAGAGGTCAAAGTGTGTTTGTCTACAGCAGAGGAGGCAAAATGGTTTGTGACCGTTCGATGTATCTTACCTGAGCCATCATTCCCATAAAGGCCCACAGTCGGAACATTTTCAGCGGAACACTCACCAGGAGCTGAAGAAGATAGAGAAAGAAATACACtgaattatttttgaaaaacatattcaaactgactcagcagcagcacCTCACAACTGTCAGACTTTGGTAGTGATTTGTGTCACACTTAATGCTGCTGGTTTACCTCGTGGAAGAAGGCAGACACCAGGAAGACGGCGGTTTGAGCCAGAAACTTATTGACCCCCCTCCTCAACATGGGCTTATAGAAGTGTCtgtaacacacagagacatgattaagcacaaacacagacactcgACAAGTTACACTGATCTTTATCTTTTAGATAAATGCCTGCCCACACCTCGATTTCTTTTATCATTGTAgttttggattttattttaccCAGATTACAACAAGAATGCGAGACCAAAACATCGAACGGGATGTCAATGCCATGGAGAGATGTagaaagtgtgtgtgctcacctcAGACACCACTTGTGAACTGGGATGTTCCAGTTGGACCAGAAATATGTGACAGTCTCGGAGTTCCTGCAGTGACCAAAAATGGCACAGTGTGAGAATTTGGCATTGAGTGATCTGGATGATGGCTGATGAGTGACTCAATGTTCCTCTGACTCACCACCAGTCTTTGTAAAACTCTCTGTCTCCAAACTGCATCAGCTCTGCCACAAAGTTCAAAGAAGAGTGGAAAAACCAATAGAAGAATATTAACCATATCAGATGGTTAGGGACCTGGGAGAGGACAAGGataggaggagagcagaggggaGGTGAgggggagaagaggagaggaaaggacagGGTCAGGGGATAAGTTAGGAAAGAGGAGGTGCCTGGGTTGGTGTGGTTACACTATAGTTGTCATGTTGCTACCCCTTCTCTCATACACAAAGTCCTGATACACATGAGACAGTTACAAGACGACCCCAGGGTTCAATTTGCAAGATTAAACGGTATTATtcactttaatttcttttaagaTTTTTAATTATGAAGTTATAATCAGTAAAGAGATCCGAACACTGTATTAAAAGCCCAAAGCAATTTTAATTATGCAATGTTTCCATTTAACAGAGATCTTCATTAGGAATTGATTTGGAAATGCCTGACAAAGATCTCTGTTATATCGAAACATTGCATAATTATTATCATATGATTAGAGTGTGCGGATCTCTTTTCTGATTCTTGCCTTAGTTTGACCTTCTGATCCAGCACCTGTTAAAGTTTCTTGGATGTGCACACCCTCAACCCTGCTCTTCATAAAATTATGACAGGACAAAATTCAGAATcaaaatttcctttttttttggccaagtATGTgtaggtttttattttctatttttttgcaTTGCTCTTAATGTACTAATACCTCAATAGGCACAACAGCTTGGGAGCAAGAACAACAAATATGGACACAAAAGGTAAAACATAAACAGGACTATTATGTACACAAGTATGTGAAAAAAATaggtgttgaaataaaaataatataaatatatattaaaagcCCCAATTACAAGGGttgatattttaaaaagcaaattcAAACCTACCTTTTTAGCCTGGCTTTAAATTGAGCTgtcttttattgtattttatctaattttattttttattatttattttttcagtttattttattttttaaattttgtatttatgattattgtgtatttatttatttattcttattaatctgttttttaaattttttttttagctggcATATTCTTCACTTcgttacttatttattttaacttacttatttacttttttaactatggttattgtttttattgtgtaaagCACTGATACTCACAGCTAACTTTAGGAGGCGCTCCATCATCCTAGAAAAGTCCATTTCCTgtgagagacacaaacaacaacatttttttataacAATGTTTTGCCCTCAACACAAAATTAATTATGATCCCTTGCTTCGTGCTCTCCTGAGGATTATTTATCTTCATATACAGTTCAGTGCCGTGGTGTGTACGCACCTGGAAAGGTTTCATTGAGTTCTGTATAGTGGGAACCATCCACTGGGAAACACAAATGAAAATTGctttacattgttttaaaggtaaaaacagatttaaatacacaaatatttcCACGACTTCCTGTTGAACGTTGtgtttcaatgtgtgtgtgttaagagaATTTTCTGAGCTCTTGTCTGTGTGATTCAAGTCATGCTAATGTTACCTGCTGTATCAATCCCACCAACAGCTGCGTGAAGAAAAGctacaagagagagagaaggggaaatAATCACTTCTTAGATGCATCGTGATGCAGACATGAACGAATCGGCATCAATTCACAAATGTCAACAATCAATTATCCAAATGTTTGTTAGGAGAACATAcacaatgtatgtgtgtgtgtgtgtgtgtgtgtgtgtgtgtgtgtgtgtgtgttctctttcTCACCATTTCAAAAAGTCTCCTCATCAGGAACCTTTTGCGTATTCGAGATGACCGTGGGAAGTTGAGCTGGTAGCAAAGCGTTGGGGCAAAGACAAAGTAGTACATGTctaaagacaaacacagaaacaaaatgttaatttaagCTTATTGATCATTCcagtatttcatttaaaaactgtttatgtTGCTGCAGACATCACAGTTACCTCTGTGGGTGAGGTTGCCTGGGTAGGAGACATGACTATGAACTGCTGATCCATTGGACTGCGCCACGGACGGacctaaaacacacaacatcacgagctcatTTCAAAAACTACCAGACCTTTATTTTTCTACAACAACCCATCAAATTCCATTATAAGCACAACAGACGATTAGCATGTTGGATTTCAagggtttctgtgtgtgtagttgGTTTATCCCTGCTGCTACAGCGAGGAGATAAAGCCATCGTGTTGCTTTTAGGATTAAAATAGctttaaaacacacaacttTGATCTCTGTCTGCGTGGATGACAGTGTTTTATTGCCAAAAGTTGCAGATTGTCTTGTCACCACTGGATGGTAGTAGCAGCACAGTATTAAACAAACCCAAACAAAATAATCCTGTTAATATGCTCTGatattcgtgtgtgtgtgaatccaTTTTTTAAACCTTCCTTGCAGCAACTCTGGGGTTAAAGGTCCTGCTCAAGAGCCTCTCATACCTTTGCTCTTGTCCTGTACTTGACATGTGTGCCTGCTTACAATGTAGGTAACATTTCTTTGACAGTTCATGCTGATATACTTACATGAGTATGATCGCGTTAGTCTCTTGGCTTTCGCTTGCCTGATTTCTCGACACCACCTGTTGGTGTCTTGGTAGGAGTACAGCTTGAGAAGCAGCACTGTGTCGATTGTTAGGGAGAGCAAAGCACccactggaacacacacacaaacaatggaCCATTGACTAAGAGCAATAAATAACGGATGAAAGGAGCactctggtgtgtgtgtaaaaaaaattcttatTTGAATGCtttatttatgtctttttatCACAGTAAGTAAACATGGATATATCTGGTGTGTACCTGGGGTCATGGAGTCCACAGTGAGCACAGTGACTGTGGGGAAGATCATCAATGATGACAGGTTAAAAAAGTGAAGAAGAAGTCCTGTCGATTCGGAAATGGTACCCTAGAAATGAAGAAAGGAAAACAGAAGCGTCCTTTGACCTGTGACTGTACAACGCTTTCattatttgttcttttaatAAGAGAAACACAGCTTGGATCTAATGTCCCTTTTACAATTAAAATATTGCATTTGTCGGAAGCGTTCTTGTATCTTGTATCTAATCTAATCTGAACCAGGAGTGGCGTTCTTATCAGAGTTCAGAGCAGGTATAAAGAAGGGAGGTGCTGTGACACTGAGTTTACTGCGTAGACTCCAGGATGTGTAATGTCCCTGTCTCAGGCAAACATCCTTGATTAGAAATCCCTAAACAGTGATTGAAACAGTTCATCTAACTGTGACAAAACCATGAACACAGTTATAATTTCACCCTTACTTCTTTGTGATCCACAGGTGGAGTCAAAGGTCACAGCAGTTAATCAGTAAATGTTGCAAAAGCAAACTGAACTGAGGAATTAGATTTGTGTCACCAAGAGTTGAGCCTAGGACAATGTGTGTGCAAGTCGCTGTACTCACCACAACCAGGCGCCTCTCTGTGTACAAGGCTGCTAAGATGAACACATTCgacactgaaacacagagcAGACACAGAGCTCATTCATCAGCTACAGCAAACTGATTGTCTTTACTGTTACCCTGTACAACAGGTCAGACTGTATCCCTCCTGAGGACAACTATATTCATTCACCTTTGCATAACCTGTTTACCTGGGTGGATAAAGCCAGTTGTTGCCGCAAAAAAGACAATGTCAGGAGTCAACCTTCTTTGGGTAAATAATCAATAACAGCCTGGTAGACTATTCAGGACAGGAACTCATGCTAACAGTGCTTTTATATACTGTCTTTGACCATCTGGATTAATAAATCTCCTGTACCAGATCACCTGTTTGGGACATGGAaagcctgtaaacatgttttatcaCAACAATAACACTTTGTGTTACAGTGATAAAGACTAGTGTTCTCTGATTTAAGTACAAGAATAACAGGTACAACACAAGTTAAACCTAAACATCCATCCAGAGGTTACAGAAGGACAAACGCTACAAGTCATTTAACATCTGTTTACACAACAGTCATGCAGTCAAATGAACGCTCCATACCGATGACGAGGCAAGGTGCTGGCCAGCTATAGGGGTCCTTCAAGAAGAGAGACACTACTTGGATTGGGTCCACCAAGATGCCATATCTAGACAGGAGAAGAGAACATGCTTCTAATTGTTTGTTTAGATGATGACATCTAGATCCTGTTCCTGTGAAGtttgttaatgtaatgtaatgggAGTGAgttgtagcagcagcagcttgtgCACAGTATATACATAACATTAATGTAGGTTTGTGTAGCTTACTCACTTTATGATGTTCTCCAAGAAGAGGCGTGCGTTACTAAGCACCTGCAAGAGAGGACAAAACAGCCAACAGGAGGTAATGAGCACAGTTCACAGTATCAACAAGGTTGTTTTCTCTTCGGCCGTTCACTAAATCTGGCCTTTGTTTAACACCCAAATAATATTTTCAGCAATCTGCTATAAATCTGGCTTATCATTTTCTTTGCCCACAGCTCTGCTCGTGATTAGTCTGCAGATTGCGATGTGCTTCAGTGAGttgttcaaaacaaaaacaaaatgtttcctTGAAAAACAACTGTGATTTTGGATGGTTAAGGAGCCGCTGCCCAcagtacacacagtacacacaggtacacacacctGTCCTGTGTGAAAGCTGCCATTATGCTGAGAAACTTAcggaaacagcaaaattagcGATACATAGTTAGACGGTGATATCCACATGATCTGTTGACCCTGCTGCTGCTAACTCTGTTAAAATCTGTCAAGTAAAATGAGTTTATCATTATATTATGTATTAAAGTTCAAGGTCCAAGTCCAGCTCTGGCTATCTGAGCTATCTGAGATAAACCTAACCACCAACCCCTCTACACAGAGCCAACACTGCATATGTATAGCATGTATACATGTATTTTTAGATCATTTTATGGCACGTTCAATACATAAAGACACAGATAAGATAACGAGTACAATGAGGGTAT is part of the Epinephelus moara isolate mb chromosome 22, YSFRI_EMoa_1.0, whole genome shotgun sequence genome and harbors:
- the dgat1a gene encoding diacylglycerol O-acyltransferase 1a; amino-acid sequence: MSDRAEMKGPATRRRRTTISGAAGAATPPTAKQANGSKWHDAGQKPPQCPAKAKTGEVSRYASNNGKVDREADRHMTHSPRRQKTMVEEINERLSCHVLQESLLSSASGYSNYRGILNWCVVMLVLSNARLFLENIIKYGILVDPIQVVSLFLKDPYSWPAPCLVIVSNVFILAALYTERRLVVGTISESTGLLLHFFNLSSLMIFPTVTVLTVDSMTPVGALLSLTIDTVLLLKLYSYQDTNRWCREIRQAKAKRLTRSYSCPSVAQSNGSAVHSHVSYPGNLTHRDMYYFVFAPTLCYQLNFPRSSRIRKRFLMRRLFEMLFFTQLLVGLIQQWMVPTIQNSMKPFQEMDFSRMMERLLKLAVPNHLIWLIFFYWFFHSSLNFVAELMQFGDREFYKDWWNSETVTYFWSNWNIPVHKWCLRHFYKPMLRRGVNKFLAQTAVFLVSAFFHELLVSVPLKMFRLWAFMGMMAQVPLAWFVGRYLNGNYGNAAVWMSLIIGQPVAVLMYVHDYYVIHYGSTAHVPTAHT